A window of Polypterus senegalus isolate Bchr_013 chromosome 14, ASM1683550v1, whole genome shotgun sequence contains these coding sequences:
- the med8 gene encoding mediator of RNA polymerase II transcription subunit 8: MQQREEKQLETSIDALITRVAHLKASLQSFIIKLETEYDRLTWPSVLDNFALLSGQLNTINKLLRNEKTPAFRNQVIIPLLLSQDRDEELAKLTEQRVPVFSHEIVPDYLRTKPDPEVEEQEKQLNTEAARMGTDVAQKQIQALNKLCTNLLEKLNNPREDRESENAAIRQNKPTFNPADTNALVAAVVFGKGLSNRRPQGPGGSVPPGQTVGGAGPMLSGGPTLQQVTMSGAPNQQVAMGPQVTNQQGQPGKMPSSIKTNIKSASMHPYPR, translated from the exons ATGCAG CAACGAGAAGAAAAACAACTGGAAACATCAATTGATGCCCTTATTACCAGAGTGGCTCACTTGAAGGCGTCCTTGCAGAGTTTTATCATTAAGCTTGAGACTGAATATGACAGACTGACATG GCCCTCTGTGCTTGACAATTTTGCTCTATTATCTGGTCAGCTGAATACTATTAATAAACTTTTAAGAAATGAGAAAACCCCTGCCTTTCGGAACCaggtcatcattccattgctacTGTCTCAAGACAGGGATGAAGAACTCGCT AAATTAACAGAGCAGCGGGTTCCTGTATTTAGTCATGAGATTGTTCCAGATTATCTACGTACAAAACCAGATCCTGAAGTAGAGGAACAGGAGAAGCAACTCAACACTGAAGCAGCTCGAATGGGAACAGATGTAGCTCAG AAACAAATTCAAGCACTCAATAAACTCTGCACAAACCTTCTGGAAAAGCTTAACAATCCTCGTGAAGATCGGGAGTCTGAGAATGCTG CAATACGACAGAACAAACCAACCTTTAATCCTGCTGATACTAATGCACTTGTTGCAGCAGTGGTATTTGGAAAAGGTCTGTCAAATCGCAGGCCTCAAGGTCCAGGTGGTTCTGTACCTCCTGGACAGACTGTTGGGGGAGCAGGACCTATGCTTTCTGGAGGTCCCACGTTACAGCAGGTGACTATGTCAGGAGCTCCTAATCAACAAGTGGCAATGGGACCTCAGGTAACAAACCAACAAGGACAGCCAG